In the genome of Drosophila pseudoobscura strain MV-25-SWS-2005 chromosome 3, UCI_Dpse_MV25, whole genome shotgun sequence, one region contains:
- the LOC6898960 gene encoding DNA-binding protein SMUBP-2 — translation MAADPNHPSTSADEAPLFPPAKPGKRIDYGTNDTLELLERIPSQVVDLKLDDVLTAVKEVDNLCDYARCKTKTSLMGQDCPHCKKRFCFKHGLPEVHGCGEEIKRDERKKFLHPKPAKTVRHEEDVKNAKKRLDAKLKDMQVGRMQKATGGGSKKKGK, via the exons ATGGCTG CCGATCCCAACCACCCCTCAACCTCGGCGGATGAAGCGCCTCTGTTTCCGCCCGCCAAGCCTGGCAAACGGATCGACTACGGTACAAATGATACACTGGAGCTTCTGGAGCGCATTCCGAGCCAAGTGGTCGATCTGAAGCTGGACGATGTGCTAACCGCCGTTAAGGAGGTGGACAACCTCTGCGACTATGCGCGCTGCAAGACCAAAACGAGCCTAATGGGCCAGGACTGTCCGCACTGCAAGAAGCGGTTCTGTTTCAAGCACGGTCTGCCCGAGGTTCATGGCTGTGGCGAGGAAATCAAGCGGGACGAGCGCAAGAAGTTTCTGCACCCCAAGCCGGCGAAGACAGTGCGTCACGAGGAGGATgtcaaaaatgccaaaaaaagaCTGGATGCTAAGTTGAAGGATATGCAAGTTGGGCGCATGCAAAAAGCAACCGGCGGGGGCtccaaaaagaaaggaaaatag
- the LOC6898961 gene encoding UPF0598 protein CG30010: MIKTQPRHLINLKYFNFNLLSTRNLHYVQGQTPEPKIREYFYYIDHEGMLFLDDARMKNFTSCFKEKDFLKFFFSRLRLNKTQRYLSDFPYISLCGRERNFIRCDDTPLVFTEQLKKADGDEEVLSYAHAGQVLTLPYEPHKLYMDPKNGRVYHPATPQVGGIGLVRSKLAIELSQYFEFPAGDASPTHFKWHGERLKLENDWVAGTQRFPMSEECQ, translated from the exons ATGATTAAAACACAGCCTAGACATTTAATAAACCTGAAATACTTCAACTTTAACCTACTGTCTACCCGTAATTTGCATTATGTTCAGGGTCAGACGCCAGAGCCGAAAATACGCGAATATTTTTACTACATTGATCATGAAGGAATG CTCTTCTTGGACGATGCTAGAATGAAAAACTTCACCAGTTGCTTCAAGGAGAAGGATTTCCTCAAGTTCTTCTTTTCCCGCCTCCGTCTGAACAAAACGCAGCGTTATCTCAGCGACTTCCCGTACATCTCGCTATGCGGACGCGAACGCAACTTTATACGTTGCGATGACACGCCGCTTGTATTCACCGAACAATTGAAGAAGGCAGATGGCGACGAGGAAGTTCTTAGCTATGCCCATGCTGGACAAGTCCTAACACTGCCCTACGAACCACACAAATTATACATGGACCCCAAAAATGGACGGGTTTATCACCCAGCAACGCCCCAAGTGGGTGGCATTGGCCTGGTTCGCTCTAAATTGGCCATTGAGCTCAGTCAATACTTTGAATTTCCAGCCGGAGATGCGTCTCCAACACATTTTAAATGGCACGGAGAACGACTAAAGCTTGAAAATGATTGGGTTGCAGGGACTCAACGCTTTCCCATGAGCGAGGAATGTCAGTAG
- the peo gene encoding protein crossbronx: MTLDLDANKKDDKILITTIQQEYKILAEYKMIESEKLGGIYTIPSLANSLQWFGVFFGRQGLYSESVFRFSLLLPDRFPDDKSLPTVIFQQNILHPHVCPYTNSLDISHAFPEWRCGEDHLWQLFKYMQAIFSDPIDSIRGIEMDKIKNPEAAELLLTNREEFAARVLENIKESKEHIYDPQPTEDPHYIVFEKFQPDVHGPVLERIKAGRNNQTDSTLQQTNGGTATGLSWVKEGEFKPLSIE; this comes from the exons ATGACACTCGATTTGGATGCAAATAAAAAGGATGACAAGATTTTGATAACAACCATCCAGCAGGAGTACAAAATCCTGGCTGAATA cAAAATGATTGAGTCGGAGAAGTTGGGTGGAATATACACAATACCCAGCTTAGCGAACTCCTTGC AATGGTTTGGTGTCTTCTTTGGACGCCAGGGTCTCTATTCAGAAAGCGTCTTTCGTTTCTCTCTTCTGCTGCCCGATCGTTTTCCCGATGATAAAAGTCTTCCA ACTGTAATTTTTCAGCAGAACATCTTGCATCCCCATGTGTGCCCGTACACCAACAGCCTGGACATCAGTCATGCCTTTCCAGAGTGGCGATGTGGCGAAGATCACCTCTGGCAGCTTTTTAAGTACATGCAAGCGATATTTTCGGATCCCATCGACAGTATTCGGGGCATTGAAATGGACAAAATAAAGAATCCAGAGGCTGCCGAGCTGCTGCTCACCAATCGGGAGGAGTTTGCCGCCCGCGTCCTTGAAAATATCAAGGAAAGCAAGGAGCATATCTATGACCCTCAACCAACGGAGGATCCGCACTATATAGTATTTGAAAAGTTTCAACCAGATGTGCATGGGCCGGTGTTGGAGCGAATCAAAGCAGGCAGGAATAATCAGACGGATTCCACTCTGCAACAGACGAATGGCGGCACTGCGACCGGGCTCTCATGGGTGAAGGAGGGCGAGTTCAAGCCATTGAGCATTGAATAA